The following nucleotide sequence is from Psychroserpens sp. Hel_I_66.
AGGTTTGTGTCAATAATACAATCTCCTTACCTCCATTCTTTATGTCTGTAAGTTTTTGATTTGTTTCAGAATCAAAAGTTTCCCATGAGATGACCGCATCACCCTTCATTGGGCTCTTAACTCTTAAGTTATCATATAATCCTAAAACAGAAGCGTTAACTCTTGCGTTAGCACCATTATGTGTTTTTGCTAAGTTGTTGTTTTCAATTTTGATAGGACGACCTTCACGTGTTTTAACTAAAACACTGGCAAAATCAAATCCGTTAGCAATTGTAGTTGCATAATAATTAGCAACACCAGGAATTATAGATTCTGGCTGTACAACATAAGGAATTGATTTAATCACTGGTCCTTCACAAGCTGCCAATGATGCAGCAGCAGTACTAAAACCAACATACTTTAAAAAGTCACGACGCGTCGTAGACGATGACTCAAGAGATTTTTTGTTACCTAAGAATTCATCTGTAGGAATTTCTTGAACAAATTCGTTCTGTTTTAGCGTCTCAACAATAGAGCTATTATCTTTTAGCTCTTCAACACTTTTCCAGTATTTCTTGTTTGATGACATATTATATAATTGAATTACTTCTTATTTAATTTTTTAATTTCTGTTTACGACATTTCCGATGTCGTGAAAATTACTAAAATCTTATTTTTAATAATGACACTTACCACATTCCAAACCACCCATTTGAGCAGCTGTAAGATTTTCTACACCGTATTTTTTAGATAATTCCTCATGTATTTTTGTGTAATACGCATTATCTGTAACATTTACATTTGTTTCTCTATGGCAATTTATACACCATCCCATTGTTAATGGAGCATGTTGGTACATTACTTCCATCGTTTCTACTGGACCGTGACATGTTTGACACTGCACTCCTGCAACTTCAACGTGTTGTGAGTGATTAAAATAAGCAAAATCTGGAAGATTATGTATTCTAATCCATTTTACTGGTTCAGTGTTACCTGTATATTTTTGTTCAGCTTCATCCCAACCGACCGCTTTATAAAGTTTTTTGATTTCAGCATTATAATCAACGCCATACTCATTTATACCTTCTTGCTGAGTTTCCTCTGCAACCTGATAAATAGATTTATGACAGTTCATACAGATATTCAATGATGGAATACCAGAATGCTTACTTACTCTTGCAGATGAGTGACAGTATTTACAATCAATACCATTTTCTCCAGCATGTATTCTATGTGAGTAATGAATTGGCTGCACTGGCTCATAACCTTGATCAACTCCTATTTGTGACAAGTAACCATATACAAAATAAGCACTTGCTAAAAGGAAGAAAATTACAGTAACCAAAACCAAGAATTGATTTTGAACGAAAGCTTTCCAAATTGGAAGACTTTTATCTTTTTTAACCGTTTCTATTCCTTTTTCGCCCGCGAAACGATTTAATGTTTTTCTAACTAAGATTAAAGCAATTGCTAACAATGCAAATAAAACCGCTAAAGCACCTAGGATTAATTTGTTTGAAGAACCGTCACCTTGACCAGCACCATCTGTCACTTCTCCTGGTGGAGGTGGAGGTGGATCAGCTTTAGGTTGTGCTGTATAAGCTAAAATATCTGAAATATCTTGATCTGATAATTGAGGGAACGCTGTCATGGCAGTTCCATTATACTCATTGTAAATCTGGTTAGCATAAGCATCTCCAGATTTTACCATGCCTGCACTATTTCTAATCCACTTGTTTAACCAGTTTCTATCAAGCCCTTGTTCTTCTTCTAAACGCGACTCAACATTACGAAGTGCTGGACCCGTCATCTTTCTATCTAATTGATGACAAGACGCACAATTAGTATTGAATAAAGTTTTTCCTTTTGCAGGATCACCTTCTTGGGCATTAAGTGAAGTGGAAAACGTAAGTAAAATAACCAATCCTAAGTAAGGAATCTTTGAGGCTAGTTGACGGTAAATCACCTGTATCATATTGTTAGTTGAATTATCTTCTAAACTTTGGTACGATTTTTTCATTATTGTTATTGAAAAAACGTTTTTAAAATCTCATGCAAAAATAATACTTATAGTCCATTTT
It contains:
- a CDS encoding c-type cytochrome, with product MIQVIYRQLASKIPYLGLVILLTFSTSLNAQEGDPAKGKTLFNTNCASCHQLDRKMTGPALRNVESRLEEEQGLDRNWLNKWIRNSAGMVKSGDAYANQIYNEYNGTAMTAFPQLSDQDISDILAYTAQPKADPPPPPPGEVTDGAGQGDGSSNKLILGALAVLFALLAIALILVRKTLNRFAGEKGIETVKKDKSLPIWKAFVQNQFLVLVTVIFFLLASAYFVYGYLSQIGVDQGYEPVQPIHYSHRIHAGENGIDCKYCHSSARVSKHSGIPSLNICMNCHKSIYQVAEETQQEGINEYGVDYNAEIKKLYKAVGWDEAEQKYTGNTEPVKWIRIHNLPDFAYFNHSQHVEVAGVQCQTCHGPVETMEVMYQHAPLTMGWCINCHRETNVNVTDNAYYTKIHEELSKKYGVENLTAAQMGGLECGKCHY